The genomic window AAATTTTTTTAATCCCTCATTACCATCTTTTGCAATTACAACAGAAAAAAATGAGTCAGATATTGCATCTTTTAGTAGTTGTGCTAATCTTTTTTCATCTTCTACAATTAAAATTTTTAATGTTTTTAATAAATCTTTATTCATCTGTTAACCTAATAGTAATTTTATGCTGAAAATAGAACCATCATCACAATTTTCATGACTTAATTCACCTTCTAAACTTTTTTCTATAATCATTTTAGACATAAAAAGTCCAAGACCTGTACCTTGACTTTTATATTTTGTTGTAAAGTAAGGATCAAATATTTTATCAATATTCTCTTTACTTATTCCACCTGCATTATCTTTTATTTCAAGTAAGGCATATTTTTTATCTAAAATTTGCTTTTGTTTTAGTGTAATTATAATAGTTCTATTTGTTATACCATTTTGAACAAAGGCATCTTTTGAGTTTTGAATTAGGTTTATAATCACTTGAGAAAGCTCGTTTAATACGCCAATTACTTTATAATTAATTGGAACATCTATTTGAATATGAATATTTTCTGATTCTATTACTTTTCTTAAAATTACTAAAGCTTCATTTATGGCATCTTTTATTTCAAAACTCTTTTTCTCTTTTTGTGGTTTAAAAAAATTCGTAAAATCATCTATTGTTGAAGACATACTTAGGATTAAAGTTTTACTCTCTTTATATAATTCATCTACTTTTTTTTCATTATTATTTAGAAAAGCTTTTTTCATATTAAAAAGTGTGAGATTAAGTTCAGTTAATGGCTGTCTCCATTGATGTGCAATATTTGCTAACATTTGCCCAAGACTTGCCATTCTTGATTGCCAAAATAGAAGTTTTTGTTTCTCTTCATTTTTTTTAATCTCTTCAATTACTCTTTTTTCTAGGGTTTTATTTAACTCTTTTAATTGTTTTGTCTGTTCTTTTACTTT from Arcobacter venerupis includes these protein-coding regions:
- a CDS encoding PAS domain-containing sensor histidine kinase encodes the protein MSNTYQEAIENSNIVSKTDINGIITFVNDEFCKISGYSYDELIGQNHNIVRHPEVPTSNFETLWETILEKKSYKATVKNLTKNKETVYLNTTITPILDLNGNIIEFIAIRYDVTSEVELKKRLELKEKELEQLNLNLEIKVKEQTKQLKELNKTLEKRVIEEIKKNEEKQKLLFWQSRMASLGQMLANIAHQWRQPLTELNLTLFNMKKAFLNNNEKKVDELYKESKTLILSMSSTIDDFTNFFKPQKEKKSFEIKDAINEALVILRKVIESENIHIQIDVPINYKVIGVLNELSQVIINLIQNSKDAFVQNGITNRTIIITLKQKQILDKKYALLEIKDNAGGISKENIDKIFDPYFTTKYKSQGTGLGLFMSKMIIEKSLEGELSHENCDDGSIFSIKLLLG